One window of Gloeothece citriformis PCC 7424 genomic DNA carries:
- a CDS encoding ribonuclease Z — protein MEITFLGTSSGVPTRARNVSSVALRLPQRAEVWLFDCGEGTQHQLLRSDIKTSQLRRIFITHLHGDHIFGLMGLLASCGLAGNAQPVDLYGPPGLKDYIQACSKYSHTHFGNRVQVYTVEPGLVYEDEEFTVTCDLLKHRIPAFGYRIAEKDRTGRFDVEKAKSLGIPPGRIYGQLKKGETVTLTDGRVIRGQDLCGPTEAGRKFAYCTDTVFCETAIELAQGVDVLIHEATFAHQDAELAFDRLHSTSTMAAQVALAAGVNLLIMTHFSPRYAPGNPLDVTNLLQEARAIFPHTKLAYDFFNYEIPRHRSDHLVEVS, from the coding sequence GTGGAAATTACATTTTTAGGAACGAGTTCAGGAGTTCCAACAAGAGCGCGGAATGTTTCGAGTGTCGCCCTACGTCTTCCCCAACGGGCAGAAGTATGGTTATTTGACTGTGGGGAAGGAACTCAACATCAACTCTTACGCAGTGATATCAAAACCTCTCAACTACGACGAATTTTTATTACCCATCTTCACGGGGATCATATTTTTGGGTTAATGGGATTATTAGCCAGTTGTGGGTTAGCCGGCAATGCTCAACCGGTTGATCTTTATGGGCCACCTGGGTTAAAAGATTATATACAAGCCTGTTCTAAATATTCTCATACTCATTTTGGCAACCGAGTACAAGTTTATACCGTAGAACCGGGTTTAGTTTACGAGGACGAAGAATTTACCGTTACCTGTGATTTACTGAAACATCGTATCCCGGCTTTTGGCTATCGCATCGCAGAAAAAGACCGTACCGGACGCTTTGATGTGGAAAAAGCTAAATCTCTCGGTATTCCCCCCGGACGCATTTATGGACAACTCAAAAAGGGAGAAACCGTTACTTTAACTGATGGCCGAGTCATTCGGGGACAAGATTTATGTGGGCCCACTGAAGCTGGCCGTAAATTCGCTTATTGTACTGATACGGTGTTTTGTGAGACAGCCATAGAACTTGCTCAAGGTGTAGATGTTTTAATTCATGAGGCTACTTTTGCTCATCAAGATGCAGAACTTGCCTTCGATCGTCTTCATTCTACCTCTACTATGGCCGCTCAAGTCGCTTTAGCCGCAGGAGTTAATTTATTAATCATGACTCACTTTAGTCCCCGTTATGCCCCAGGAAATCCATTAGATGTGACTAATCTTTTACAAGAAGCCCGGGCAATTTTTCCCCATACAAAATTAGCCTATGATTTTTTTAATTATGAAATTCCTCGACACCGTAGTGATCATTTAGTAGAGGTTTCTTAG
- the cobU gene encoding bifunctional adenosylcobinamide kinase/adenosylcobinamide-phosphate guanylyltransferase: protein MNDKSSARQIILVTGAARSGKSEWAEQLATQMDKPVTYVATAYRDPTDLEWQERINQHCLRRPPHWQTWEIPLQLATMINKVSPPRCLIIDSLGTWVSNCLEEDDPTWEQTTMNLLTSLKQSSVDVILVAEEAGWGVVPAYPIGRLFRDRLGHLIRQIGIIADVAYLVTGGHILNLSQLGQRLNH, encoded by the coding sequence ATGAATGATAAATCTTCCGCAAGACAGATTATTTTGGTAACAGGTGCTGCTCGTTCAGGTAAGAGTGAGTGGGCTGAACAATTAGCAACACAAATGGATAAACCCGTCACTTATGTGGCGACTGCTTACCGAGACCCAACTGATTTAGAATGGCAAGAAAGAATTAATCAACATTGTCTCAGACGGCCTCCCCATTGGCAAACCTGGGAAATTCCCCTCCAATTAGCTACAATGATTAATAAAGTTAGTCCGCCTCGTTGTTTGATTATTGATTCTCTGGGAACTTGGGTGAGTAATTGTTTAGAAGAAGATGATCCCACTTGGGAACAAACCACGATGAACTTACTCACTAGCTTAAAACAATCTTCTGTAGATGTAATTTTAGTAGCAGAGGAGGCAGGATGGGGAGTTGTCCCCGCTTATCCCATCGGACGACTTTTCCGCGATCGCTTGGGTCATTTAATCAGACAGATTGGTATTATAGCCGATGTGGCGTATTTAGTGACTGGGGGTCATATTCTCAACCTGTCCCAATTAGGACAACGTTTAAATCATTGA
- a CDS encoding mechanosensitive ion channel family protein: protein MKKRLKILIVGFFMTFLIVMSIPLVAAQQTPSPPSPKPTKQQEGVPVVFNEDTLFTIKERFGGYSPETRVEVITQRLQDYAKDYTLPVNDLKIVSEKIENIPLSVITGDNIEIVTITNRDAQAAEYARDELAQIYLQKIKKAISHYREERSTGNLIRGVIFTIVTTIILLISLFIINNIFTKIYQRLKAWGNTHIRPVYIGTFELIRANQLDNILIFVTQVTQALIIVGLFVIYFPLIFSQFFWTQGWAVIFWNSIFQTLETGWNAFSNYLPNLLTIILVTTITYIILRFSKPFFHELSQGAFHLPNFYPEWALPTYRLITFLIIALATIIVFPLLPGFNSPAFQGISVFLGILFSLGSTSIVANVVSGTILIYTRAFRVGDPIKIDDKFGQVIETTLLVTRLLTPTNEVISIPNSEIITSSIMNLNFATKELDKPYIVRTTVYLGYEVPWRKAYEALMEAALKMDGVADFPAPFVLQGELNDVYVTYSLNVYVNQDYFKDKTATDLEKTRSKLHENIRDCCQQAEIRIFAPSYEADPTAYGPAAESFVLPSGENN, encoded by the coding sequence ATGAAAAAAAGATTAAAAATCTTAATTGTAGGGTTTTTCATGACATTTTTGATAGTTATGAGTATCCCCTTGGTAGCAGCACAGCAAACTCCCTCTCCTCCATCTCCCAAACCTACCAAACAACAAGAAGGTGTTCCCGTTGTTTTCAATGAAGATACTCTTTTTACCATTAAAGAAAGATTTGGAGGATATTCTCCCGAAACTCGTGTTGAAGTCATTACTCAACGGTTACAAGACTATGCAAAAGATTATACACTTCCTGTAAATGATCTTAAAATTGTCTCAGAAAAGATAGAAAATATTCCTTTAAGTGTTATTACCGGAGACAATATTGAAATTGTTACGATTACCAATAGAGATGCTCAAGCCGCCGAATATGCCCGAGACGAATTAGCACAAATTTATTTACAAAAAATCAAGAAAGCCATTAGTCACTATCGGGAAGAAAGAAGTACAGGTAATCTCATTCGAGGGGTGATTTTTACGATCGTTACTACGATAATATTATTAATTTCTCTATTTATTATTAATAATATTTTTACCAAAATTTATCAAAGACTAAAAGCTTGGGGAAATACTCACATTCGGCCAGTTTATATTGGTACTTTTGAATTAATTCGAGCTAATCAACTGGATAATATTCTTATTTTTGTAACTCAAGTTACCCAAGCTTTAATTATTGTGGGGTTATTTGTTATTTATTTTCCGTTAATTTTTAGTCAGTTTTTCTGGACACAAGGATGGGCGGTTATCTTTTGGAACTCGATTTTTCAAACTTTAGAAACTGGATGGAATGCGTTTAGTAATTACTTACCCAATTTACTAACAATTATTTTAGTGACTACGATTACCTATATAATTTTACGGTTTTCTAAACCGTTTTTTCATGAATTAAGCCAAGGAGCGTTTCATCTACCGAATTTTTATCCTGAATGGGCTTTACCGACTTATCGTCTAATTACTTTTCTAATTATTGCTCTAGCAACGATTATTGTTTTTCCTTTACTTCCTGGATTTAATTCTCCGGCATTTCAAGGAATTTCTGTATTTTTGGGGATACTTTTTTCTTTAGGTTCGACCTCCATTGTAGCTAATGTTGTGTCTGGAACAATTCTAATTTATACTAGGGCTTTTCGTGTTGGTGATCCGATTAAAATTGATGATAAATTTGGTCAAGTCATTGAAACAACCTTACTGGTAACTCGTTTGTTAACTCCCACTAATGAGGTAATTAGTATTCCCAATTCTGAAATTATTACCAGTTCTATTATGAACTTGAATTTTGCGACAAAAGAACTGGATAAACCTTATATTGTTAGAACTACAGTATATTTAGGGTATGAAGTGCCTTGGCGTAAAGCTTATGAGGCTCTCATGGAAGCGGCGTTAAAAATGGATGGAGTGGCTGATTTTCCTGCTCCTTTTGTGTTACAAGGAGAACTGAATGATGTTTATGTGACTTATTCGTTGAATGTCTATGTTAATCAAGACTATTTTAAAGATAAAACCGCAACAGATTTAGAAAAAACTCGCTCTAAATTACACGAAAATATCCGAGATTGTTGTCAACAAGCGGAAATTAGAATTTTTGCTCCTAGCTATGAAGCAGATCCTACTGCTTATGGTCCGGCGGCAGAGAGTTTTGTGTTACCATCAGGGGAAAATAATTGA
- a CDS encoding lysophospholipid acyltransferase family protein, translating into MTTNSPKTKTLPDTIPPLTPETVERAKEGLEAACDRAVKGGIEQALGEISQIGEGGEDRRASGALRRFVMRSLIHLLFRVKVEYPERLPCGAAIIAPNHLNHIDPFLLLSELPSAPFYYILGDARTLYNQWWKRRILRFAGGVIPLVRRWREEFAVIEGAKTDAPELTELAKAIEENVPTGGDIQTLRQIDRSVQGILARGDGIILFPEGRLGTAEGQLILPLKKGVALYALRSGVPIVPVAIIGTKNLFLWKTLTLRIGYPLEIPQVKHPKRKEIEEVLDKLEKALIELMPENYQETAQLKLFSHFLNRIFY; encoded by the coding sequence ATGACGACTAACTCTCCTAAAACTAAAACCCTCCCCGATACTATCCCCCCTCTAACACCAGAAACCGTTGAACGGGCGAAAGAAGGACTAGAGGCAGCTTGCGATCGCGCCGTAAAAGGGGGAATTGAACAAGCGTTAGGAGAGATCAGTCAAATTGGGGAAGGAGGAGAAGATCGTCGTGCTAGTGGTGCTTTGCGACGGTTCGTGATGCGATCGCTGATTCATCTTTTATTTAGGGTAAAAGTCGAATACCCAGAGAGACTCCCTTGTGGTGCTGCAATTATCGCCCCTAACCACCTCAACCACATCGATCCCTTTTTATTGTTGTCAGAACTTCCCAGTGCCCCTTTTTACTACATTTTAGGGGATGCCCGTACCCTTTATAATCAATGGTGGAAGCGGCGGATACTGCGTTTTGCCGGTGGTGTTATTCCTTTAGTGCGGCGTTGGAGAGAAGAATTTGCCGTTATAGAAGGCGCAAAAACTGACGCACCAGAGTTAACAGAATTAGCAAAAGCGATCGAAGAAAACGTTCCTACAGGGGGAGATATTCAAACTCTTAGACAGATTGATCGCTCAGTACAAGGGATTTTGGCGCGTGGAGATGGAATTATTCTTTTTCCGGAAGGACGTTTAGGAACAGCAGAAGGACAGTTAATTTTACCCCTTAAAAAAGGGGTTGCTCTTTATGCCTTACGTTCTGGAGTTCCTATTGTTCCGGTGGCAATTATTGGCACAAAAAATTTATTTTTATGGAAAACATTAACCCTTCGGATAGGTTATCCTTTAGAAATTCCCCAGGTAAAACACCCAAAACGAAAGGAAATCGAAGAGGTATTAGACAAACTGGAGAAAGCGTTAATAGAGCTTATGCCAGAAAATTATCAAGAAACGGCTCAATTAAAATTATTTTCTCATTTTTTAAATCGAATCTTTTATTAA
- a CDS encoding tetratricopeptide repeat protein has translation MYNNVVSAIERQDYQTAQNLLNQIEKEDSENPWFLYYTARLEEATGNLEKAKQNYSELLRQTPNPKIISQARQGIDRIKEQEEYQYQIAKAQRQEILAQIKANSDNNDFALLILEPIENELKKTAAQKFARIMDIDPYTARLQLPSRAWRLYRTGLMGTLSYYQELLTAAEIPCFCVSLPEIKQISVYQIKYFQSLSPRVVGVYETQKGEQHTITFEWNDVSQRVEGLIPIFEECVEMDAKRKLYRKTKTLDYIHICDLHLKKTNSIIRLWDQNYDFQKGVSFSDQPPSTEGKTTHNNWTQLTQYLKQQLPDVSVWSDFTPFAETALNFQEMLKLIEPHLSLFRREETAWDAAFELYSRLALIKK, from the coding sequence ATGTATAATAATGTTGTCAGTGCTATCGAACGCCAAGATTATCAAACTGCCCAAAACTTGTTAAATCAAATTGAAAAGGAAGACTCAGAAAATCCTTGGTTTTTGTATTATACTGCTCGATTAGAAGAAGCCACTGGCAATTTAGAAAAAGCTAAACAAAACTATTCTGAATTATTACGTCAGACCCCTAATCCTAAAATAATTTCCCAAGCTCGTCAAGGCATCGATCGCATCAAGGAACAAGAAGAATATCAATATCAAATTGCCAAAGCACAACGGCAAGAAATTTTAGCCCAAATCAAAGCAAATTCAGACAATAATGACTTTGCCCTATTAATTTTAGAACCAATTGAGAATGAACTGAAAAAAACGGCTGCCCAAAAATTTGCCCGTATTATGGATATAGATCCTTATACTGCCCGGTTACAATTGCCGAGTCGAGCGTGGCGACTATATCGAACAGGGTTAATGGGAACATTGAGCTATTATCAAGAATTATTAACAGCCGCCGAAATTCCCTGTTTTTGTGTTTCCTTACCAGAGATCAAACAAATTTCAGTCTATCAAATTAAATATTTTCAGTCTCTATCTCCTAGAGTGGTGGGAGTCTATGAAACCCAAAAGGGAGAACAACACACGATAACTTTTGAATGGAATGACGTGAGTCAACGAGTAGAAGGATTAATCCCTATTTTTGAAGAATGCGTCGAAATGGATGCTAAACGTAAACTTTATCGGAAAACTAAAACTTTAGATTATATTCATATCTGCGATCTTCATCTCAAAAAGACTAATTCTATTATTCGATTGTGGGATCAAAACTACGACTTTCAAAAAGGTGTATCTTTCTCGGATCAACCTCCCTCTACAGAAGGAAAAACGACACATAATAATTGGACTCAATTAACTCAATATTTGAAACAGCAATTACCCGATGTATCCGTTTGGTCAGATTTTACCCCCTTTGCAGAAACGGCGCTTAATTTTCAAGAAATGCTTAAATTAATTGAACCTCATCTTAGCCTCTTTCGTCGTGAAGAAACTGCATGGGATGCAGCTTTTGAACTTTATAGTCGTTTGGCATTGATCAAAAAATAA
- a CDS encoding aldo/keto reductase — protein MQYRRFGRTELQMPVFSCGGMRYQYKWQDVPAWKIPSKSQDNLEATIKTAIALGINHIETARGYGTSEVQLGKILPSFERDKIIVQTKVSPKEDVKEFRRQLHQSLKLLKLDYIDLLGLHGINTDEVLEQCIRPGGCLDEARKLQDQGKIRFIGFSTHGATETIIKTIETGQFDYVNLHWYYIFQENWAAIQAAKKQDMGVFIISPSDKGGHLYNPPPKLVELCKPLSPMVFNNLFCLSHSSVHTLSIGASKPTDFDEHLKVLPLLDQADEILPPILHRLEQEAIDCLGEDWVKTWKEGLPNYEETPGNINIKTILWLRNLALAYDMIEYGKARYNLLGNGGHWFPGQNAAKVNELDLTDCLKNSPYGDKIPYLLGDTHRLLGGAQVQRLSSS, from the coding sequence ATGCAGTATCGGAGGTTTGGACGTACAGAGCTACAGATGCCAGTTTTCTCTTGTGGAGGAATGCGTTATCAGTATAAATGGCAAGATGTACCGGCTTGGAAAATACCCTCCAAAAGTCAGGATAACTTAGAAGCGACCATCAAAACAGCGATCGCCCTAGGAATTAATCATATTGAGACAGCGCGGGGGTATGGGACTTCTGAGGTACAATTAGGGAAAATTCTCCCCTCATTTGAGAGAGATAAAATCATTGTTCAAACTAAAGTTTCTCCGAAAGAAGATGTTAAAGAATTTCGCCGTCAACTGCATCAATCTTTAAAATTACTGAAGTTAGATTATATTGATTTATTAGGATTACATGGAATTAATACCGATGAAGTTTTAGAACAATGTATTCGTCCGGGAGGCTGTTTAGACGAAGCGCGAAAGTTACAAGATCAAGGAAAAATCCGTTTTATTGGCTTTTCGACTCATGGCGCAACTGAGACGATTATTAAAACCATAGAAACCGGTCAATTTGATTATGTAAATCTTCATTGGTATTATATTTTTCAAGAGAATTGGGCAGCAATCCAGGCAGCTAAAAAACAGGATATGGGAGTATTTATTATTAGTCCTTCGGATAAAGGAGGACACTTGTATAATCCTCCCCCAAAGTTAGTAGAATTATGTAAGCCTTTAAGTCCGATGGTGTTTAATAATCTGTTTTGTTTAAGCCATTCTTCCGTTCATACCTTGAGTATTGGGGCATCTAAACCAACTGATTTTGATGAACATTTAAAAGTTTTACCTTTATTAGATCAAGCCGATGAAATTTTACCGCCGATTTTACATCGTTTAGAACAAGAAGCTATAGATTGTTTAGGAGAAGATTGGGTTAAAACCTGGAAGGAGGGGCTACCTAATTATGAAGAAACCCCAGGAAATATTAATATTAAAACTATTTTATGGTTGAGAAATTTAGCTCTGGCTTATGACATGATAGAGTATGGAAAAGCCCGTTATAATTTACTCGGAAATGGGGGACATTGGTTTCCGGGACAAAATGCAGCTAAGGTCAATGAATTAGATTTAACAGACTGTTTAAAAAATAGTCCTTATGGAGATAAAATTCCTTATTTATTAGGGGATACTCATCGCTTATTAGGTGGGGCACAGGTTCAGCGTTTATCGAGTAGTTAA
- the tsaD gene encoding tRNA (adenosine(37)-N6)-threonylcarbamoyltransferase complex transferase subunit TsaD gives MATILSIETSCDETAVAIVKNRNIYSNIVASQIDLHQTYGGVVPEVASRQHLETINPCLEQAFIEANLNWSDIDGIAATVAPGLIGALMVGVSAAKTLSILYQKPFIGVHHLEGHIYASYLSEPDLQPPFLCLLVSGGHTSLIYVKDCGIYEMLGSTRDDAAGEAFDKVARLLQLSYPGGPIIDRMAQTGNPHAFSLPEGRVSLPEGGYHPYDSSFSGLKTAVLRLVQKLEQDHLSLPVHDLAASFQETVARSLTKKTITCALDYNLTTIAVGGGVGANSALRKHLTSAATEHNLKVFFPPLKLCTDNAAMIGCAAADHFNRGHFSPLSIGVQSRLPITEVMKLYQ, from the coding sequence ATGGCAACGATTTTATCAATTGAAACAAGTTGTGACGAAACGGCGGTCGCCATTGTAAAAAATCGTAACATTTATAGTAATATTGTCGCCTCTCAAATTGACCTCCACCAAACCTATGGGGGGGTTGTTCCAGAGGTAGCGTCTCGTCAACATCTAGAAACCATTAATCCCTGTCTCGAACAAGCTTTTATCGAGGCTAATCTCAATTGGAGTGATATTGATGGAATTGCGGCTACGGTAGCACCTGGGTTAATCGGCGCTTTAATGGTGGGGGTAAGTGCCGCTAAAACCCTCTCTATCCTCTATCAAAAGCCCTTTATTGGGGTTCACCATCTCGAAGGACATATTTATGCCTCCTACCTCAGTGAACCCGATTTGCAGCCTCCTTTTTTGTGTTTATTGGTGTCGGGTGGACATACGAGTTTAATCTATGTTAAGGATTGTGGGATTTATGAAATGTTGGGTAGTACGCGGGATGATGCGGCAGGGGAAGCGTTTGATAAGGTCGCCCGGCTGTTACAGTTGAGTTATCCGGGTGGACCCATTATCGATCGCATGGCGCAAACCGGCAATCCTCACGCTTTCTCTTTACCTGAAGGGAGAGTCTCGTTACCGGAGGGGGGTTATCATCCCTATGATTCGAGTTTTAGTGGGTTAAAAACGGCGGTGTTACGATTAGTTCAAAAATTAGAACAAGATCATCTCTCTTTACCTGTCCATGATTTGGCGGCTAGTTTTCAGGAAACTGTAGCTCGATCGCTGACGAAAAAAACCATCACCTGTGCTTTAGATTATAATCTTACTACGATTGCTGTGGGGGGTGGAGTAGGGGCTAATAGCGCTTTGAGAAAACATTTAACCTCAGCCGCAACCGAACATAATCTTAAGGTCTTTTTTCCTCCTCTTAAACTCTGTACAGATAATGCGGCTATGATTGGATGTGCCGCCGCCGATCATTTTAATCGAGGACATTTTTCTCCTTTGTCTATTGGGGTACAATCTCGTTTACCTATTACTGAGGTTATGAAACTTTATCAATAA
- the hpsU gene encoding hormogonium polysaccharide biosynthesis acetyltransferase HpsU: MKFDSDLTPILEAQPWVDLRQYHQSEFDRGRPSWLILIWWLVQAIVFPLSLHNWHSIRCGLLRLFGAKIGQGVVIRPTARVTYPWKVEIGDYSWIGDDVVIYSLDEIKIGSHCIISQKCYLCTGSHDIEDERFGLITAPIIIGNGVWIATDCFVAPGVKIGANSVIGARSSIFSNIPGEQVAWGTPCRPRYQRHLKQQK; this comes from the coding sequence ATGAAATTTGATTCTGATCTTACTCCCATTTTAGAGGCTCAACCTTGGGTTGATTTACGACAATATCATCAATCTGAATTTGACCGAGGCCGTCCCAGTTGGTTAATTTTAATCTGGTGGTTAGTCCAAGCGATCGTTTTCCCTTTGAGTCTTCATAATTGGCATAGTATCCGGTGTGGTTTACTGCGTTTATTTGGGGCAAAAATTGGTCAAGGAGTTGTCATTCGTCCCACTGCACGAGTGACTTATCCTTGGAAAGTGGAGATAGGAGATTATAGCTGGATTGGGGATGATGTGGTCATTTATAGTTTAGATGAGATTAAAATTGGATCTCACTGTATCATTTCTCAAAAATGCTATTTGTGTACAGGAAGTCATGATATAGAAGATGAAAGGTTTGGATTAATTACAGCCCCAATTATAATCGGTAATGGAGTTTGGATTGCTACGGATTGTTTTGTCGCTCCTGGGGTAAAAATAGGAGCTAATTCAGTCATCGGTGCTAGAAGTAGTATTTTTAGTAATATTCCTGGGGAACAAGTGGCCTGGGGAACTCCCTGTCGTCCTCGATATCAACGTCACCTTAAACAACAGAAATGA
- a CDS encoding 16S rRNA (uracil(1498)-N(3))-methyltransferase, producing MTYRLVIEPTQKQQEWVNLTEQQLHYLRRVLRLKNGAHFIVMDGQGNVWNAILHENSAQLLDIITTSTELSIKLTLMVALPKGNGFEDIVRSCTELGVNTFIPVISERTLLNPSPQKVERWRKIAIEAAEQSEREIIPQIFEPINFPTALTKIKEIETNKYICVTRREEVNHLFIHLQKPLLNSLVVATGPEGGWTNLEVQTAIKAGFEPVSLGRRILRAVTAPVYIASLVSAVGETHSMS from the coding sequence ATGACCTATCGATTAGTGATTGAACCGACCCAAAAACAACAGGAATGGGTCAACTTAACTGAGCAACAACTTCATTATCTCAGACGAGTTTTGAGATTAAAAAACGGCGCTCATTTTATCGTTATGGACGGACAAGGAAACGTCTGGAACGCCATCTTACACGAAAACTCCGCCCAACTTTTAGATATTATCACAACCTCAACGGAATTGTCGATTAAATTAACCCTAATGGTCGCTTTACCTAAAGGAAATGGGTTTGAAGATATCGTCAGGAGTTGTACCGAATTAGGAGTAAATACTTTTATTCCCGTTATCAGTGAACGAACTTTATTAAATCCTAGTCCTCAAAAAGTTGAACGTTGGCGTAAAATTGCCATAGAAGCGGCTGAACAGTCAGAAAGAGAAATTATCCCTCAAATTTTTGAGCCTATAAATTTTCCTACCGCATTAACAAAAATCAAAGAAATAGAGACAAATAAATATATTTGTGTTACTCGTAGAGAAGAAGTCAATCATTTATTCATTCATTTACAAAAACCCCTTTTAAACTCTCTGGTGGTTGCCACTGGGCCAGAAGGAGGATGGACGAATCTAGAAGTACAAACGGCGATTAAAGCCGGATTTGAACCGGTTTCTTTAGGTCGTCGCATTTTACGGGCGGTTACTGCTCCAGTCTATATTGCTTCTCTTGTTAGTGCAGTAGGAGAAACTCATTCTATGTCTTGA
- a CDS encoding photosystem I reaction center protein PsaF subunit III, producing the protein MRRLLAIVLVLTVWFTFVPPASADFANLTPCSESPTYQTKAKNFRNTTGDPNSGENRAERYSQALCDENGYPHLIVDGRWSHIGDFTIPSLLFLYIAGWIGWAGRSYLIAIQGEKDPEMKEIIIDVPLAISKMLGAALWPLAALGEFTSGKLVVKDVPVSPR; encoded by the coding sequence ATGCGACGATTATTGGCGATTGTTTTAGTTTTAACCGTGTGGTTTACCTTTGTCCCACCGGCATCAGCAGATTTTGCTAATTTAACCCCCTGTAGCGAATCTCCCACCTACCAAACTAAAGCAAAAAACTTCCGTAATACTACCGGCGATCCCAACTCTGGAGAAAACCGGGCTGAACGGTATTCTCAAGCCCTCTGTGACGAAAATGGCTATCCTCATTTAATCGTAGATGGTCGCTGGAGTCATATTGGTGATTTCACTATTCCTAGCCTTCTCTTCCTGTATATTGCCGGTTGGATTGGTTGGGCTGGACGTTCTTATCTAATTGCCATTCAGGGCGAAAAAGACCCAGAAATGAAAGAAATCATCATCGATGTTCCCTTAGCCATCAGTAAAATGCTTGGGGCTGCCCTTTGGCCTTTAGCGGCACTGGGTGAGTTTACCTCTGGTAAATTAGTGGTCAAAGATGTTCCTGTTTCTCCTCGCTAA
- a CDS encoding photosystem I reaction center subunit IX, which yields MKGLPKFLSLGPVLLVLWLSVQATLLIVINIIYPDLLFYPLS from the coding sequence ATGAAAGGATTGCCTAAATTTTTATCTTTGGGGCCAGTTTTACTGGTACTGTGGTTAAGCGTTCAAGCCACTCTTTTGATTGTCATTAACATTATCTATCCTGATTTATTGTTCTACCCCCTATCTTAG
- a CDS encoding MinD/ParA family ATP-binding protein, with protein MTQLVSIHSYRGGTGKSNLTANLAAMMALLGKRVGIVDTDIQSPGIHVLFRLDETKINKTLNDYLWNERCHVKEIAYEVSSILNQFAGEKTEELGKIFLIPSSMKSQDIATIISDGYDVEILQQGFLQLSEYFNLDYLFVDTHPGLNEETLLSIGLSNILIIILRPDQQDYLGTAVIVEVAKELEVPKILLVVNKTLPELDFNLLKDKICETYQLPVAGILPLSTEMLRLGSQGLFCLYNPEHQLTKQLRSIANFI; from the coding sequence ATGACTCAACTTGTATCAATTCACTCTTACAGAGGAGGCACTGGCAAGTCTAATTTAACTGCTAACTTAGCAGCGATGATGGCTTTGTTAGGTAAACGAGTGGGCATCGTGGATACTGATATTCAATCTCCTGGTATTCATGTATTATTTAGACTAGATGAAACAAAAATTAATAAAACTTTAAATGACTATCTTTGGAATGAACGATGTCATGTGAAAGAAATTGCTTATGAAGTGAGTTCTATTCTCAATCAGTTTGCCGGAGAAAAAACCGAGGAATTAGGCAAGATTTTTTTAATTCCTTCCAGCATGAAAAGTCAAGATATTGCGACTATTATCAGTGATGGGTATGATGTAGAAATATTACAGCAAGGTTTTTTACAATTGAGTGAATATTTTAACCTTGATTATTTATTTGTTGATACTCATCCCGGTTTAAATGAAGAAACTCTTTTATCTATTGGGTTATCTAATATTTTAATTATTATTTTGCGTCCGGATCAACAGGATTATTTAGGAACGGCTGTTATTGTAGAAGTGGCTAAAGAGTTAGAAGTGCCTAAAATCTTATTAGTGGTTAATAAAACTTTGCCAGAGCTTGATTTTAATCTTCTCAAAGACAAAATTTGTGAAACTTATCAATTGCCTGTCGCTGGAATACTCCCTCTCTCTACAGAAATGTTAAGATTAGGGAGTCAGGGACTATTTTGCTTGTACAATCCAGAACATCAGTTAACTAAACAATTACGTTCTATTGCCAATTTTATCTAG